In Gossypium hirsutum isolate 1008001.06 unplaced genomic scaffold, Gossypium_hirsutum_v2.1 scaffold_266, whole genome shotgun sequence, a single genomic region encodes these proteins:
- the LOC107936797 gene encoding protein SOB FIVE-LIKE 4-like, giving the protein MDPFKQFLRTEECSSAESGWTRYLVSHQEDRYNEYRNIEDNGEGASDDSMVSDASSGPSKHRYKHEDGECKGSHGNAHHKHGSCKEVKNEAKTSGKSTRRQRGYQSKHLK; this is encoded by the coding sequence ATGGACCCTTTCAAACAGTTTCTTCGTACTGAAGAATGTAGCAGCGCAGAATCTGGGTGGACCCGGTACTTGGTTTCTCACCAGGAAGACCGTTATAACGAGTATCGGAATATCGAAGATAATGGCGAAGGAGCCAGTGATGATTCAATGGTATCTGATGCCTCGTCCGGTCCTAGTAAGCATCGGTATAAACACGAGGACGGTGAATGTAAAGGGAGTCATGGCAATGCTCATCACAAGCATGGTTCATGCAAGGAAGTGAAGAACGAGGCGAAAACAAGCGGTAAATCGACGCGGAGACAACGTGGTTATCAATCGAAACATCTTAAGTGA